The genomic stretch ATAGCCCATGTTGCGGATATAGATCAGCGCGCCGTCATCGGCCTGGATCATGTAATGCGCGTTCAGCTCGACGACGCCGTCGGTGCGGATCACCGGCCAGTCGGCGCCGCTATGATCGACCAGCATCCCGTTCAGCAGCGGCCCCGATACCGTCGATCCGATGTCGAGCGAGGTATAGCCATGGTTGGGCCCGTTCGGATGGATTGCCCCGGTGGCCCATCTTTTGTCGAAATTCATCCGGACGTCGAAGGCGTGTTCGTAGCGCAGTTCCAGCATTGGGTCGGCGATGGACATTGGTACTCCTCAAAAAACGAAGGGGGTCAGGCGGTCGCCGGCTTGGGCTGCGAAACAGGCTCGGCACGCGCGAGATCGGGGATCATCAGCACCAGCAGGCCCACGGTCAGCGGCAGCACCGCAATGATCGTCAGCGTCGTCTGGAGCGAGAAGTGCGAGGCGAGCGCCAGCCCGCCGAACAGCGGCAGGATCACGCCACCGATCCGCCCCATGCCGCCCGCCCAGCCCAGCCCGGTGCTGCGCATGCTGGCGGGATAGATGCGGGTCATCATCGTGTTGAGCCCGGTCTGCCCGCCGGTCTGGAAGAAATTATAGGCCAACAGCGCGCCCAGGAAGAACGGGGCCTCGAACGGGACGATCGACAGCATCAGGATCATCCCCGCAAGCCCGAAATAATAAGCGGGGATCAGCCGCGACGCGCGAATACGGTCGAATAGCCACCCCATCGTCAGCGTGCCGACGAGCCCGCCGAAGAATCCGAGCATCGCGAGCACCGCAAAGCGCTGGATCGGAATGCCCGCCATTTCCTGGAAGAAGGTGGGGAGCCATGCCGCCATCAGCGCGATCGTCCCCATCGACAGCACGCATGCCATCCACAGCACCGCCGTCGCGCGCGCCCGCCCGCCGCGGAAAATGTCGAGCAGCCGCGCTTTCTGCG from Sphingomonas hengshuiensis encodes the following:
- a CDS encoding DUF3237 domain-containing protein, which encodes MSIADPMLELRYEHAFDVRMNFDKRWATGAIHPNGPNHGYTSLDIGSTVSGPLLNGMLVDHSGADWPVIRTDGVVELNAHYMIQADDGALIYIRNMGYVHGPLRTPDQGPDEEPAIGRYFRCTPYFRAPAGKHEWMNRTVIVGVGKRVPKLTEDDEPDHSIVRYYAIR